Sequence from the Kineosporia succinea genome:
CGCTGGACCGGTCTGCTCAGCTGGGTCGGCCTGGCCGGCATCCTCGCGCTGCTGTTCGTGGTCAAGCCCGCCACCATGTGGCCCGGCCCGATGACCGGCCTGGTCGTCGTGTGCACGCTGCTGGTGCTCGGTTTCGGCGCCCACCCGAACAGCGCCGGGGCGGTGCTCTCGCTCAAGCCGATGACCTGGCTCGGCGACATCTCCTACTCGCTCTACCTCTGGCACTGGCCGCTGGTGATCTTCGCCGAGCGCGACGGGGTGCTGACCACGGCCGAGGGCTGGTACATCGTCGCGGCCGGCATCGCGCTCGCCACGGCCACGTACTTCCTGGTCGAGCAGCCCGCCCGCAAGGTCAGGTTCCTGGCCCCGGCCAAGTTCGGCATCGCCACCGGCCTGATCCTGGTGCTCGTCGGCGCGGGCACCGGTCACGCGCTCACCGTGGCCCGCTCGGTGAAAGACCCGGTGAACGCCCAGGGAGCCGCCGCCACGATCAAGCTGCAGAAGGTCGCCAGCGCGCTGGCCCCCCGCCCGGAGGAGGCCGGGGCCGACAACGGTGAGATCTACGACCGCGACTGCCCGGGCAACTACGCCGACTCGACGCCGAACCCGTGCGTGTTCGACTTCCGGGTCAACGGCGAGGGGCCGCGGGTGATCGCGGTGGGCGACTCGAAGATGGGCCAGTGGATCCCCGCGCTCATCCCGATCGCCAAGGAACACCACTGGCAGCTCACGTCGATCACCAAGGCGGGCTGCGCGTTCTCCGACATCCAGCGGTTCCAGTCGCCCGGCAACGTCTACACGTCGTGCGTGATGTGGAACCAGGCGGTGCTGCAAGAGGTGCAGAAGCAGCGCCCGAACCTGCTCGTCACCACCCAGCTCGAGAACTACGCCACGATCAGGAACGGCGTGGGTCTCAAGGGGGACGACAACCGCGCGGAGATGGTGCGCGGTCTCGACGTGCGGCTGCGCCAGATGAAGCGCGCGGGCATCCCGGTGGTCACGATCGCCGAGACCCCCCGCATGCTGCGCAACATGCCCGACTGCGTCAGCCTCAACCTGAAGAACCTGATGGAGTGCTCGCGCTCGCGGCCCTACGCGCTGCGCAACGCCGGCATCGTGAAGGCCGCGGCCGAGAAGACGCAGACCCCGGTCGTCGACCTGAACAACAAGCTCTGCGCCGACAAGCGCTGCCCGGCCGTCATGGGCAACATGCTCATGTACCGCGACGACCACCACCTCACCGCCACCTACGCCCGCACCCTGGCACCGTTCCTGCAGGAGCAGATGGCCCCGGCGCTCGAGGGCTACAAGATCCGTAAGTGGATGCTGGGTGACGTGGGCGCGATCGCCCCGACCCCGATGGCGGACGCGCCGGTCACCCCCCGCGCGCCCCGCCCCTCGAGCGGTGCGAACGGCACGGGCGAACGTGAGGACGCGTCGGGCACCGGATCCTCGAACGGCACCGGATCCTTGAACGGCACCGGTGCTGCGAACGGCTCGGGTGCTGCGAACGGCTCAGGCACTTCGAACGGCTCAGGTGCCGCGGTCGATGCCGAGGCGGCCACGGGTTCCCGGCCCCAGGTGACCGCCACTCCCTGAGGTCTCCGACGAACAGAGGCTGCCGCGTCCCCCCGGACGCGGCAGCCTCTGTCGTTCTGGTAGCGGCACCGTTCACGAACCCCGGCAGCTGTTCGCCGATGGACCGACCGCTTCCACCGATCTTGGCCGCTCTGCCCCCGCACCCGGCCCGTTCTCGGGCGTGAGCAAGGGCGCACGTCACCGGCCCGCGCTCCGGTGGCCAACCCGGGCGGACCGGTTCCAGCGCGGACGGGCTACGGCTTGCGGGCCACCCCGGCCCAGTACCAGGCCGACTTCGCGTCGGCATCGTCACCGGCGGGCCGGGGCCAGGCCTTCACCGGCACCAGACCGGACTCGACGAGTTCCCAGTCGCCCAGGAACGCGGCGACCTCGTCGTGCGAGCGCGGCACGAAGGTCATGCCCGAGGCGCGGGCGGCGCCGGCCACCTCGGCCACCACCGGCGGGTCGAAATCGGCCGTGGGGTGTGTGATCGCGATGTAGCTGCCGGAGGGCAGGGCGTCGCGCAGCTGCGCGACCGACTCGTGGATGCCCTCGGAATCGTCGATCAGCATCAGCACGGCGATGAGCATGAGCGCGACGGGACGGTCGAGGTCGAGCTGTTCCTTCAGGTCGGCACTGCCGAGGAACTGCTCGGGCTCGCGCACGTCGGCGTCGATGTAGGCGACCTGGCCGACCTCGTTGCTGATCATCAGCGCCCGGGCGTGGGCGAGCACGACCTGGTCGTTGTCGGCGTAGACCACGTGCGTGTCGGGCGCCACGGCCTGGGCGGTCTCGTGCAGGTTGGGACTGGTCGGGATGCCGGTGCCGATGTCGATGAACTGCCGCACCCCCTGATCGGCCAGGTAGTGCGTGACCCGCGTGACGAAATCGCGGTTGGCCCGGGCCATCTCGCGCATCGAGGGGATCTTCTGCAGAAAGAGCTCGGCCAGCTCACGGTCGGCGGCGTAGTTGTCCTTGCCGCCGAGCCAGTAGTCGTACATCCGCGCGGAGTTGGGCACGAGATGGTCGGGGTGCGGCGTGGTGAGGCGCTCGCTCCCGGCATCTGTCTCCGACCCGGCACTTGACTCGCTCACGGTTACCCTCCCGTTCCGCGCCAGGACGGGCACCCGGCGTCTTTGTCGCTTCCGTGCCGGTTCAGGGTATCGACCGCGACCGTCGGAGCAGCACCGTGAAAGCCCCTGAATCTGGACATGCGACGCCGTCTCACCTCGCGGATGATCTTCGGTATGCGGACACGGCTGTTCACCGCCCCGTGGTGGGTACACGCACTGATCTCAGCACTCTTCTTCGGCCTTGCCACCCCTGCCATCCAGAAGGTCATCACCCCCGAGCGAACCACGCTCGGCCTGGTGCTCTCCGGGGTGGTCACGGCCGTCCTGGCCGGCCTGATCTTCGGCCGGTTCATCGCCGACGCCAACCGCCGTGCCTTCGAGTCCGCCGGGCTCGACCAGCTCGACGCGTCCGAGCGCGACGAGGTGATCCGCGCCGCCTACGGCCGGGAGGTCCCGCGCGATCCCCGCCTGCGCCGGAAGGCGCACGACCTGGCCGTCCCGCAGATGGCCGACCTCGAGGGGCAGCGCGGGCAGAGCCTCGTCTTCATGGGGGGCGCGGCCCTGGTCTTCCTCACCCTCGCCGTCATCGATTCCCCGCGCTGGCTCATTCTTCTCGCCCTCCTCGCAGTCGGTCTCCCGGTGTTCTGCCTGCGCCGCGAACGGGCCGCCGACCGCGTCATGGCCCTGGCCGAGAACCCCGACGAAAAGGCCTCCCAAGGAGAGCCTCTCGACGACACTCCCACCGACCGGCACCGGCCCACGGCGTGAGAACCCGCCTCCTCACCCTCCCCTGGTGGGCCCTCGCCCTGGGCCTCGGCGCCTTCTCCACGATCGTCGTCGCCGTCGTGCTGCACTCCGCGGCCCCCGGCCGGGAAGCCGTGGCCGTCCCGGCCGGTGTTCTCCTCGGCCTGGTTCTCGGCCGTCTCGTCGCCGACACCAACCACGAGGCCGTCGCCGTGGCCGGGATCGTCAACGGCCACGACCTGGGCCGGGCCATCCACGCGAGCCGACGCGGCCCCGTCCCCACCGATCCGCGGGTGCGCCAGGCCGCGCTCCGACTGGCCGCCTGGCGTCTGAGCCGTTTCGAGTCGCAGCGCTCGGTTTCGCTGCTGGTGTCCGGCGTGGGCTTCCCGGTCTACGCGGTGCTGGCGATCATCTCGTCGCCGTGGTGGTGGGCGGCCGCGGCCCTGTTCGCCGTCAGCCTGCTCGAGACCTGGCTCCTGCCCGGCCGTCTGGCCCGGCGTGTCCACACCCTGGAGCACCCGGCGTGATCCCCGGCCTCGTCACCACGCCCCGCTGGATCCCCGCCGTCCTCGGCGGGATCGGCGCCGGGGGCCTGGTCTACGCGTTCCTGCCGGCGGTCGCCCCGGGCCCGGCCGCTCCACGAGTCCTGGTCGGCGTGGCCACCGGTGTGATCCTGGGACTGCTGGCCGGGTCGCTCACCGCCGAGGCCACCCGCCGGGCCGCCGCCGTCGCTGAGCTGGACACCCCGGACGAGCTGAAAAAGGCTCTGCGAGCAGCCCGTTCCGGCCCGGCCCCGGCCGACCCCCGCATCGGCGCCGCCGCCCATCGGCTGGTGACGTGGCAGAGGCACCGGGCCGAAGAAGACCGGGCCGCCGCCGGCTGGACCGTCGTGCCCGGCTTCGCGTTCAGCGTGGTGCTGGCCCTCCTGGCGACACCGTGGCTCCTGCTGTTCTCGGCCGGTTTCGTGGTGCTGCTCGTGCGGGCCCGGCGCCGCCCGGCCCAGCTGGCCCGACGGGCCGAAGCCCTGTCGCAGAGCAGGTCAGAACACCAGCAGCAGGATCGCGGCCAGCACCGCGGTCCCGATCAGGCTGACGGCCAGTGACCCGGAACATCCCAGCCACTGCGGCCTGCTGCTCCACCGCGCCGCTCCCGCCCGGTCAGACACCCGCGGGCCCGCAGCTCGACCCCGGCCCGGCCGATCCAGCCGGCCACCGGCGTCCCGCCACTCAGCCGCCCCCTCGCGAAGGTGAGCCGACAGCGGCGGCCGACCACCACGTCCACCATTGGTAGAACTGTCGCATGTCGGATCTGAACTCGTGGTGGCGCAGCACCGTCGGCCCCGAATGGCACACCCACACCTGGGCCACCTTCGCGGCGACCGCCCCCGACCCCCTCATCAAGAACGCCCTGGCCTGGGCGCAGCAACCTGCCCACGCCCTCTACGTGCGCTCGGCCTCGTTGCGGCAGGCCTTCGCGGTGGCGCTGGCGACCGCCCAGCAGGCCGCCGCCACCATCGCCGACGAGCGGGGCTACAGCCCGCACCTGCTCGCGATCGGCCGGCTCGACGAACTGTCGCTGCCCGAAGACCCTGACCCCGCCCTGACCGCGGCCAACCAGGCCAACCCGCGCCGCGAGGGCTGGACCGCGCTCGACACCCGCCGTCAGTACCTCGACGAGTACGCCAAGCCGCTCGAGCGCGCCGATCTCACCGTGCTGCGCCTGCCGCCGCAGGGTGACGCCGAGCGGGTTCTCGACCAGATAGCGGACGCGCGGCGCAACTACCTGAGGCCCACCATCCTTGCGGGGGTGGTGCTTCCGCACGAGTTCGCCGCGACCTACGGAGACGCCATCGCCACCCGTTTCGGATTCCCCGAAAGACCGTCACGACTCACCGTCCTCGACCTCGACCACGTCGAATAGCCGCACCGAGATCTCCCGCCCCGCCTCCCATATCGCCAGGATCCGGTGGCCGGCCACGTGCACCAGGTCCGAGTACGCCGCGCCGTTGCCCACCGCACCGACCCGGATGATCGTGTACGCGGGCCAGGTGCGGCCCACGTCGGGTGACACGTTGATCGCCAGGTTGTAGCGCCCGGTGAAGTCCTGGTGGTTGGTCGCGACCAGACGCCCGTCGGGCAGCACGAGGATGTCGTCCTGCACCGGCGTGGACGGCAGGCTGTAGTTGCGGGTGGCGGGCGTCCAGGTCAGGCCTTCGTCGGTGCTGGTGGCCCAGTACTTGAAGCCCGGCGGGTTGTTGTCGATGTTCCAGCGGATGTGCGCGACCAGGGTGCCGTCGGGCAGCTGGGCGGTCTGGATCTCGTTGGTGCGGTCGGTCTCGATCAGGCCTCCGATCCGCCAGGTCTCGCCGTGGTCGTCCGAATAGATCACGTGTGCCCGCCAGGTCGACAGCGCCGGATCGAAGTGGTTGCAGGGCACCAGAAGACGGCCACCGGCGAGCTGCTCGGCACCCCCCGGGCCGGTCGCGTACCAGCGCCATGCCGGATCCTTGACCGACGAGGTGATCTCGGCGACGGGAGCCCAGGTCACCCCGTGATCGTCCGAGAAGGTGCGGTAGACGCGGCGGGTGTCCTCGGACGTCCCCTCGTTGATCTCCTTCTCGGTGTCCGTGGCGCGGTTCCCGGTGAGCAGCAGGTGCAGCCGCCCGGTCGAGCGGTCGACGATCGGCACCGGGTTACCCAGGGTGTTCACGCCGTCGTCGGCCACGAAGAACTGCGGCCCCCAGCTGATCCCGCCGTCGGTGGAACGCCGGGCCACCGTGCCGATGTGGCCCGCGTCGGCATCGCCGTTCCAGCGGTGCTCGGCGAAGATGACCAGACTGTCGTCGTCACACCGCACCACGGCCGGAATGCGTGCGCGCCCGCCGGTATTCACCGAGATCACCGCGGTCTGCTCGTCACT
This genomic interval carries:
- a CDS encoding acyltransferase family protein, with the protein product MKQAPVDAPPAAGRVKTTPASSHRNDIQGLRAVAVLTVLLYHTGLGPEGGFIGVDVFFVLSGFLITGLLVREHDRNGRISLPQFWSRRAKRLLPASSLVLVVTLIVTRFYLPAGRWDSIGSDAIAASAYVVNWRLAAESVDYLAEGAAASPLQHYWSLSIEEQFYVVWPLLMSLVLLARTRKVAIAVIALVTAGSFALALATYDAQTYFTTQTRVWELAAGALAAVVMASSRHQRFAANPPRWTGLLSWVGLAGILALLFVVKPATMWPGPMTGLVVVCTLLVLGFGAHPNSAGAVLSLKPMTWLGDISYSLYLWHWPLVIFAERDGVLTTAEGWYIVAAGIALATATYFLVEQPARKVRFLAPAKFGIATGLILVLVGAGTGHALTVARSVKDPVNAQGAAATIKLQKVASALAPRPEEAGADNGEIYDRDCPGNYADSTPNPCVFDFRVNGEGPRVIAVGDSKMGQWIPALIPIAKEHHWQLTSITKAGCAFSDIQRFQSPGNVYTSCVMWNQAVLQEVQKQRPNLLVTTQLENYATIRNGVGLKGDDNRAEMVRGLDVRLRQMKRAGIPVVTIAETPRMLRNMPDCVSLNLKNLMECSRSRPYALRNAGIVKAAAEKTQTPVVDLNNKLCADKRCPAVMGNMLMYRDDHHLTATYARTLAPFLQEQMAPALEGYKIRKWMLGDVGAIAPTPMADAPVTPRAPRPSSGANGTGEREDASGTGSSNGTGSLNGTGAANGSGAANGSGTSNGSGAAVDAEAATGSRPQVTATP
- a CDS encoding SAM-dependent methyltransferase, translating into MPNSARMYDYWLGGKDNYAADRELAELFLQKIPSMREMARANRDFVTRVTHYLADQGVRQFIDIGTGIPTSPNLHETAQAVAPDTHVVYADNDQVVLAHARALMISNEVGQVAYIDADVREPEQFLGSADLKEQLDLDRPVALMLIAVLMLIDDSEGIHESVAQLRDALPSGSYIAITHPTADFDPPVVAEVAGAARASGMTFVPRSHDEVAAFLGDWELVESGLVPVKAWPRPAGDDADAKSAWYWAGVARKP
- a CDS encoding sialidase family protein; the protein is MVDQSEPSAILGRLLTLELYSHQGVERADDGRVQAWCDTRDGGFAARQSRADRRPSWVAGALRQWPAVRFTSANAAVELCFLDIAHDDALNPDDGDFRILLVGRNRSMATTDPLNKFLRKGDAYAIYLERLGDASMGTKFLARDRGRDRALRTHAETTATNIGAVHLYELALDGDQLRAAIDGDFSRGFSGVDDTYAGTVANADPLRLGGINAGVDLFAVLVIKGEATAQQLDDVRTYLIEQYDIPSTPPAVVPASDEQTAVISVNTGGRARIPAVVRCDDDSLVIFAEHRWNGDADAGHIGTVARRSTDGGISWGPQFFVADDGVNTLGNPVPIVDRSTGRLHLLLTGNRATDTEKEINEGTSEDTRRVYRTFSDDHGVTWAPVAEITSSVKDPAWRWYATGPGGAEQLAGGRLLVPCNHFDPALSTWRAHVIYSDDHGETWRIGGLIETDRTNEIQTAQLPDGTLVAHIRWNIDNNPPGFKYWATSTDEGLTWTPATRNYSLPSTPVQDDILVLPDGRLVATNHQDFTGRYNLAINVSPDVGRTWPAYTIIRVGAVGNGAAYSDLVHVAGHRILAIWEAGREISVRLFDVVEVEDGES